The following are encoded in a window of Cryobacterium sp. CG_9.6 genomic DNA:
- the hemE gene encoding uroporphyrinogen decarboxylase, translating into MILDAQHPLSSGVTADSRLIRAYQGTRPDVTPVWFMRQAGRSLPEYRDLRVGTRMLDVCLDPELASEISLQPVRRHNVDAGIFFSDIVVPLKLVGVDVEIVPGKGPVLGKAVRTTADVDELTALDPAVLDEALAPIREAVGLAVAQLGSTPLIGFAGAPFTLAAYLVEGGPSKDHMHARSLMHSDPAAWEKLMQWTADVTGRFLRAQVVAGASAAQLFDSWAGALSLADYTASVAPASAAALAHVRGLGYTEHGAGDGAVERTVPIVHFGVGTGELLKAMHDIGADVVGVDYRVPLDEANRRLGGGVPIQGNVDPALLMAPWPVLEAHVRDVLERGRTAPSHVLNLGHGVPPETDPDVLTRLVSLVHSVSAEN; encoded by the coding sequence ATGATCCTCGACGCGCAGCACCCTCTGTCCTCCGGCGTCACCGCCGATTCCCGCCTGATCCGGGCCTATCAGGGTACCCGCCCCGACGTGACACCCGTGTGGTTCATGCGTCAGGCCGGTCGATCGCTGCCCGAATACCGCGACCTGCGCGTGGGAACACGCATGCTCGACGTGTGCCTCGACCCCGAGCTTGCGAGCGAAATCTCGTTGCAGCCGGTACGCCGCCACAACGTTGACGCGGGCATCTTCTTCAGCGACATTGTTGTTCCGCTCAAGCTCGTAGGCGTCGACGTGGAAATCGTTCCCGGCAAGGGTCCTGTTCTTGGCAAGGCCGTTCGGACGACAGCGGATGTCGACGAGCTGACCGCCCTCGACCCGGCGGTTCTCGATGAGGCACTGGCTCCCATCCGAGAGGCCGTCGGCCTCGCGGTGGCCCAGCTCGGTTCCACTCCCCTGATTGGATTCGCTGGCGCCCCCTTCACGCTGGCGGCCTACCTCGTGGAGGGTGGCCCGTCCAAGGACCACATGCACGCACGCTCCCTCATGCACTCCGACCCGGCCGCCTGGGAGAAGCTCATGCAGTGGACCGCGGATGTGACCGGCCGTTTCCTGCGTGCCCAGGTGGTTGCCGGCGCCAGCGCTGCGCAGTTGTTTGACTCGTGGGCCGGAGCGCTGTCTCTGGCCGACTACACGGCATCCGTGGCCCCGGCCTCGGCCGCCGCCCTCGCTCACGTGCGTGGCCTCGGCTACACCGAGCACGGTGCGGGCGACGGTGCGGTGGAACGCACCGTTCCCATCGTGCACTTTGGTGTTGGCACCGGCGAACTGCTGAAGGCAATGCACGACATTGGCGCGGATGTGGTGGGAGTGGACTACCGCGTACCCCTCGATGAGGCCAACCGTCGGCTCGGTGGCGGTGTGCCGATACAGGGCAACGTTGACCCGGCCCTGCTGATGGCACCGTGGCCCGTGCTGGAAGCGCACGTGCGCGACGTGCTCGAACGCGGTCGCACCGCACCATCTCACGTGCTGAATCTCGGCCACGGTGTTCCCCCGGAGACCGACCCCGACGTGCTGACCCGGCTGGTCTCGCTCGTGCACTCCGTGAGCGCCGAGAACTAG
- the hemG gene encoding protoporphyrinogen oxidase: MYDVVVIGGGIAGLVAARACARLGLSVDILEAADVVGGPVAGHEVAGLRLDSGAESFAVRGGTVAAFVEELGLTDEIVYPNVAGAWLHLPALKNRGARSVSVPLPKAGVLGIPGSPLADDVRRVVGWSGALRAYADRLMPVLTIGREHSLGDLVGKRMGRRVLDRLVEPVASGVYTTTSRELEIDVVAPGLNRALTTAGSLSGAVSALRAGAPAGSNVGGLRGGMSRLPAALAADLEHFGAVIETGRSVTSLRRRDADADGSWVIALTPSDEATSPSTDEMERTARFVIVATQGKQALRLLAPLGEHLDALSELDWPGPTAVTLATLVLDAPELDAQPRGTGVLVAANAPDVTAKALTHVTAKWDWVAEAAGAGRHVVRLSYGRAGQANPAETLTDEDFQELALRDASTLLGASLSASMVRGFARTEWRDAISPATIGAPERVAIVREALADTPGLEVTGAWLAGTGLASVIPDALAAAARIRQASLGL, translated from the coding sequence ATGTACGACGTTGTCGTCATCGGCGGAGGAATTGCGGGCCTCGTCGCTGCGCGCGCCTGTGCCCGCCTTGGCCTCAGCGTCGACATCCTTGAGGCAGCGGATGTCGTGGGCGGCCCGGTTGCCGGCCACGAGGTGGCTGGACTCCGCCTCGACAGCGGCGCGGAGAGCTTCGCCGTGCGGGGCGGAACGGTGGCGGCCTTTGTCGAAGAGCTGGGCCTCACCGACGAGATTGTGTACCCGAATGTTGCCGGAGCCTGGCTGCACCTGCCCGCGCTGAAGAATAGGGGAGCGCGCTCGGTGAGCGTGCCGTTGCCCAAGGCCGGCGTGCTCGGCATTCCCGGTTCTCCGCTGGCTGACGACGTGCGACGCGTGGTGGGGTGGAGTGGCGCGCTGCGCGCCTACGCTGACCGGCTCATGCCCGTGCTCACCATTGGACGCGAACACAGCCTCGGTGACCTCGTGGGCAAACGCATGGGACGCCGAGTTCTGGACCGCCTGGTGGAACCGGTCGCCTCCGGCGTGTACACAACCACGAGCCGTGAACTTGAGATTGACGTGGTCGCCCCCGGACTCAACCGTGCGCTCACGACCGCAGGTTCGCTCAGTGGCGCCGTCTCCGCCCTGCGGGCAGGTGCCCCGGCCGGGTCCAACGTGGGTGGGCTGCGGGGCGGCATGTCGCGACTGCCCGCCGCACTGGCCGCCGACCTCGAACATTTCGGTGCGGTGATCGAAACCGGTCGCTCGGTGACGAGTCTGCGGCGCCGAGACGCCGACGCCGACGGAAGCTGGGTGATTGCGCTGACCCCGTCCGACGAGGCCACCAGCCCCAGCACCGATGAGATGGAGCGCACAGCGCGCTTTGTGATCGTAGCGACCCAGGGTAAACAGGCGCTTCGGCTTCTGGCCCCGCTCGGTGAACACCTCGATGCGCTCAGTGAACTGGACTGGCCGGGACCAACCGCTGTGACGCTGGCCACACTCGTTCTTGACGCTCCCGAACTCGATGCTCAGCCACGCGGAACCGGTGTGCTTGTGGCTGCCAATGCTCCGGATGTGACGGCGAAGGCGCTCACCCATGTCACCGCAAAATGGGATTGGGTGGCGGAGGCCGCCGGTGCCGGACGCCACGTTGTGCGATTGTCCTACGGACGCGCCGGTCAGGCCAATCCGGCCGAGACGCTGACCGACGAGGACTTTCAGGAGCTTGCCCTCCGCGATGCCTCCACTCTTTTGGGTGCATCGCTGTCGGCGAGCATGGTGCGGGGCTTCGCCCGCACGGAGTGGCGCGATGCGATCTCGCCCGCCACCATCGGGGCACCGGAGCGGGTGGCGATCGTGCGCGAGGCGCTGGCCGACACTCCCGGGCTGGAGGTTACGGGCGCCTGGCTGGCCGGAACGGGACTGGCATCGGTGATACCGGATGCCCTCGCCGCCGCGGCCCGCATCCGACAGGCATCGCTCGGTCTCTGA
- a CDS encoding YtxH domain-containing protein: MRGKLLFIMGGLVGYVLGARAGRKRYDQIKAGATDLWNAPPVQRRVTEARDLGLELVGDVPGVLYDAGKKIVTSVAGKSSSKNTATGTSATGTSATEPSGR, translated from the coding sequence ATGCGTGGAAAGCTTCTGTTCATCATGGGCGGACTAGTTGGTTACGTGCTGGGTGCACGCGCCGGCCGCAAACGTTACGACCAGATTAAAGCCGGTGCTACCGACCTCTGGAACGCCCCGCCGGTTCAGCGTCGAGTGACCGAAGCGCGCGACTTGGGCCTCGAGCTTGTGGGCGACGTTCCCGGTGTGCTCTACGACGCCGGCAAAAAGATCGTCACCTCTGTGGCCGGAAAGTCCTCGTCGAAGAACACTGCGACCGGCACCTCCGCCACTGGCACCTCCGCCACTGAGCCCAGCGGCCGCTGA
- a CDS encoding phage holin family protein, which yields MTTSGFNPKSKRSLITLLAELPGQISDLVKAELDAFKAEFASKAKNFGVGAVLFIVAAAIGFFALGVLIALLIIVFDLFLPLWLATLIVFALLLAMAAVLVLVGINRVKAATAPDPAGVHASLRNDVDALKGVGRYEN from the coding sequence GTGACTACTAGTGGGTTCAACCCGAAGAGCAAACGATCCTTGATCACCCTGCTCGCAGAGCTTCCTGGGCAGATCAGTGATCTGGTCAAGGCCGAACTCGACGCCTTCAAGGCCGAATTCGCCAGTAAGGCCAAGAATTTCGGCGTCGGAGCCGTGCTCTTTATCGTGGCCGCCGCAATTGGGTTCTTCGCGCTCGGAGTGCTGATCGCCCTGCTAATCATTGTTTTCGATCTGTTCCTGCCGCTGTGGCTTGCCACCCTCATCGTGTTCGCTCTGCTGCTCGCGATGGCAGCCGTGCTTGTGCTCGTGGGAATCAACCGGGTCAAGGCCGCAACCGCGCCTGACCCCGCGGGTGTGCATGCGAGCCTCCGCAACGACGTTGACGCACTCAAAGGGGTTGGACGTTATGAAAACTGA
- a CDS encoding DUF3618 domain-containing protein has protein sequence MKTENTPGKPAVNKPGTDLSAATHSQSTAELRAEAMHARAQLASTLDAIELKLNLPKQLRIKKRRFHLSMLRLGDDNPVALAGIALGTALSVGTVVWLGARAVLSKRF, from the coding sequence ATGAAAACTGAGAACACACCCGGCAAGCCCGCCGTGAACAAGCCCGGCACCGACCTTTCTGCTGCCACTCATTCGCAGAGCACAGCGGAGCTTCGAGCGGAAGCGATGCACGCCAGAGCGCAGCTCGCGAGCACGCTTGACGCGATCGAACTCAAGCTCAATCTTCCGAAACAGCTGAGAATCAAAAAGCGACGCTTTCACCTGTCTATGCTTCGGCTCGGTGACGATAATCCGGTTGCCCTCGCTGGAATTGCCCTCGGTACCGCGCTGTCAGTAGGTACCGTCGTGTGGTTGGGTGCGCGAGCGGTGCTGTCCAAGCGCTTCTAG